One genomic window of Micromonospora sp. WMMD1128 includes the following:
- a CDS encoding ATP/GTP-binding protein, giving the protein MDFVRSPDWRAAAQGGPAANSAPARYGNPAPLIGRATPPPPAGPPLPYRPPGTPGEPAPIVSRVPAPRPPIPVKILIAGGFGVGKTTTVGAISEIAPLTTEAEMTTAGIGVDDPGGVAGKTTTTVAMDFGSVTIDRSLKLYLFGTPGQARFGFMWDDLARGALGALVVVDSARLDDCYPAIDFFERAGLPFAVGVNAFDGRLALDLPSIRWALAIAEHVPLVQFDARDRLSVRDALLVVLDRALDRATRSRER; this is encoded by the coding sequence ATGGACTTCGTGCGATCTCCTGACTGGCGGGCGGCCGCCCAGGGCGGGCCGGCCGCGAACAGCGCCCCCGCCCGCTACGGCAACCCTGCCCCACTGATCGGCCGGGCCACACCGCCCCCACCGGCCGGACCACCACTGCCCTACCGGCCGCCGGGCACGCCCGGGGAACCGGCCCCGATCGTCAGCCGGGTACCCGCGCCCCGCCCGCCGATCCCGGTGAAGATCCTCATCGCGGGCGGCTTCGGGGTCGGCAAGACCACCACGGTCGGCGCGATCTCCGAGATCGCTCCGCTGACCACCGAGGCGGAGATGACCACCGCCGGGATCGGCGTCGACGATCCGGGCGGAGTGGCCGGCAAGACCACCACCACGGTCGCCATGGACTTCGGCTCCGTGACCATCGACCGCAGCCTGAAGCTCTACCTCTTCGGTACGCCAGGTCAGGCCCGGTTCGGTTTCATGTGGGACGACCTGGCCCGGGGCGCGCTCGGCGCGCTTGTGGTGGTGGACAGCGCCCGGCTCGACGACTGCTATCCGGCGATCGACTTCTTCGAACGGGCCGGGCTGCCGTTCGCCGTTGGCGTCAACGCGTTCGACGGGCGGTTGGCCCTGGACCTGCCGTCGATCCGGTGGGCGCTGGCGATCGCCGAGCACGTGCCGCTCGTGCAGTTCGACGCCCGGGACCGGCTCTCCGTACGGGACGCCCTGCTGGTCGTCCTGGACCGGGCGCTTGACCGGGCGACCCGGTCCCGGGAACGCTGA
- a CDS encoding DUF742 domain-containing protein, with protein MIPGAADEDPEPEHGVRIRPFLRASTRPTPSTDADDGEPSGLRPFVLTAGRVDGDPAISLETQVTARPGSVSWAVTARLAPELAAIVAICVEPVSVAEISARTRMQFGVTRVLVGDLRAAGHLDVHVADGDDALDPDLILRVIDGLRAIS; from the coding sequence ATGATCCCGGGGGCCGCCGACGAGGATCCGGAGCCGGAACACGGCGTCCGGATCCGCCCCTTCCTGCGTGCGTCCACCCGGCCGACGCCGAGCACGGACGCCGACGACGGGGAGCCGTCCGGCCTACGGCCGTTCGTGCTCACCGCCGGCCGGGTGGACGGCGACCCGGCGATCAGCCTGGAGACCCAGGTGACCGCCCGGCCCGGCAGCGTCTCGTGGGCGGTGACCGCCCGACTGGCCCCGGAACTGGCCGCGATCGTCGCGATCTGCGTCGAGCCGGTGTCGGTGGCCGAGATCTCCGCCCGGACCCGGATGCAGTTCGGGGTGACCCGGGTGCTGGTCGGTGACCTACGCGCCGCCGGCCACCTCGACGTGCACGTCGCGGACGGCGACGACGCCCTCGATCCCGACCTCATCCTGCGAGTGATTGATGGACTTCGTGCGATCTCCTGA
- a CDS encoding roadblock/LC7 domain-containing protein — MTSPFLHDNVEQSINGDLSPEARTFNWLLDSFTSSTAGVMEAIAVSSDGLLMAMSAIKDRSNAERLAAVVSGMTSLAGGAASWYALGGLNRVIVDMAEGYLLISAISSGSVLGVVADRTANLGTVAYEMTLFAGRAGGALSPRLIAELKNAVQQ; from the coding sequence GTGACCAGCCCGTTCCTGCACGACAACGTCGAACAGAGCATCAACGGCGACCTCAGCCCCGAGGCGCGCACCTTCAACTGGTTGCTCGACTCGTTCACCTCCAGCACGGCGGGGGTGATGGAGGCGATCGCGGTCTCCTCGGACGGACTCCTGATGGCCATGTCCGCGATCAAGGACCGGTCCAACGCGGAGCGGCTCGCCGCCGTGGTCTCCGGTATGACCAGCCTCGCCGGCGGCGCCGCCAGCTGGTACGCGCTGGGCGGGCTCAACCGGGTCATCGTCGACATGGCCGAGGGCTACCTGCTGATCAGCGCGATCAGCAGCGGCTCGGTCCTCGGCGTGGTCGCCGACCGGACCGCCAACCTGGGCACCGTGGCGTACGAGATGACGCTCTTCGCCGGCCGTGCCGGCGGTGCGCTGAGCCCCCGCCTGATCGCCGAGCTGAAGAACGCCGTTCAGCAATGA
- a CDS encoding nitrate- and nitrite sensing domain-containing protein: MLLTRLRIRGKLALLVIIPLLSMVGLAVPVVVDRVAAAQRAADTAETVRVASRIGSLVQDLQQERLLSIGLLLGRVSRTELLQKSATVDDRVADLRAEPLPTPVSEAIEGVRELADVRAATLDGRAIPAQILNTFSRVDLALIESLRLPFRVDTDTSAGRQVLALDALLHTDEALSSCATQIVLVRANGDPTISASYIACVATLNVDNERFRKLITPEQLQLALLDDAAVAARTNQTFLQDSAQDPVLSIARVPLDTLFPSVRSMITLGQFVEKKIVADVIAETRTEEREALTAAWLVAVAAAVILLLVVLLSMTVARTVSRPLSRLTKSAERVARVAEAELTRVADDETESVPPVRLDPVDVDARDEIGDLARAFDRVQHTAARLVERQVAGRRNVAQMFGHVGRRTQNLVGRQIALIDRLERQEADPGRLEHLYRLDHISSRLRRNAGSLVVLSGATGSDDHVAPVPLADVVRLALGEIEDYTRVDVQVPPGVSAAPAIAGDLVLALAELMENATAFSPPHTRVVVSGELTGVGARLLVVDHGIGLTEERLVEENARLTRRERLDLAPTEVLGLFVVGRLARRHGWNVRLTATLGGGVTAGVEIPAASLVVRRPEPADAAVARAVVPAGERRPQPARTGRAAGVPPASADLVGFDAELLSRATRSITSGDSWNAFGEPADDPETTGPLGTAATAPPTTLPAGPAALPAGTTPPTPVVGPTPAAPPAAGPTTGPAFAPPPAGPAFAPPPAGPAFAPPPAGPAFTPPPAGPAFTTPSAGPARPTAPAGPARPTSPPPAGFPPGGSPVPPAERPSAARPSSAAGPAGPPGTRPIRKRVPGANLPAGPPAAPAGPVIGPLIGVPDDPATVRALVEAFQDGVRRAEDDITPAEATPERPRLSRRVPGANLSVSAVAPPPPASSDPGDPVEVRNLITEFEAGVARALREVSPDRRYEEDPSR, from the coding sequence ATGCTGCTCACTAGGCTGCGGATCCGGGGCAAGCTCGCCCTGCTGGTGATCATTCCGCTGCTGAGCATGGTCGGGCTGGCCGTGCCGGTGGTGGTCGATCGGGTGGCCGCCGCGCAGCGGGCGGCAGACACCGCCGAGACCGTACGCGTCGCCAGCCGGATCGGCAGCCTGGTCCAGGACCTCCAGCAGGAACGACTGCTCTCGATCGGGCTGCTGCTCGGTCGGGTCAGCCGCACCGAGCTGCTCCAGAAGTCCGCCACCGTCGACGACCGGGTCGCCGACCTGCGCGCCGAACCGCTGCCGACGCCGGTCAGCGAGGCGATCGAGGGGGTACGCGAGCTCGCCGACGTCCGTGCCGCAACGCTCGACGGACGGGCCATCCCGGCACAGATCTTGAACACCTTCTCCCGGGTCGACCTGGCGCTGATCGAGTCGCTTCGGCTGCCGTTCCGGGTGGACACCGACACGTCGGCCGGGCGGCAGGTGCTCGCACTGGACGCGCTGCTGCACACCGACGAGGCGCTGAGCTCGTGCGCCACCCAGATCGTCCTGGTCCGCGCGAACGGTGACCCGACGATTTCCGCCTCCTACATCGCCTGCGTCGCGACGCTCAACGTGGACAACGAGCGGTTCCGCAAACTGATCACGCCGGAGCAGTTGCAGCTGGCGCTGCTCGACGACGCGGCGGTGGCCGCCCGGACCAACCAGACCTTCCTGCAGGACAGCGCGCAGGATCCGGTCCTTTCGATCGCACGGGTGCCGCTGGACACGCTCTTCCCCTCGGTCCGCTCGATGATCACACTGGGCCAGTTCGTGGAGAAGAAGATCGTCGCGGACGTGATCGCGGAGACCCGTACCGAGGAGCGGGAGGCGCTGACCGCGGCCTGGCTGGTCGCCGTGGCGGCGGCCGTGATCCTTCTCCTGGTGGTGCTGCTGAGCATGACCGTCGCCCGGACCGTGTCCCGGCCGCTGAGCCGGCTCACCAAGTCCGCCGAGCGCGTCGCCCGGGTCGCCGAGGCGGAGCTGACCCGGGTCGCCGACGACGAGACCGAGTCGGTGCCGCCGGTGCGCCTAGACCCGGTGGACGTCGACGCCCGGGACGAGATCGGCGACCTGGCCCGCGCGTTCGACCGGGTGCAGCACACCGCCGCCCGGCTGGTCGAGCGGCAGGTTGCCGGCCGGCGCAACGTGGCGCAGATGTTCGGCCACGTCGGCCGGCGTACGCAGAACCTGGTCGGCCGCCAGATCGCGCTCATCGACCGGCTGGAACGGCAGGAGGCCGACCCGGGCCGGCTGGAGCACCTCTACCGGCTGGACCACATCTCCAGCCGGCTGCGCCGCAACGCGGGCAGCCTGGTGGTGCTCTCCGGCGCCACCGGCTCGGACGATCACGTGGCGCCGGTTCCACTGGCCGACGTGGTCCGGCTCGCGCTCGGCGAGATCGAGGACTACACCCGGGTCGACGTGCAGGTGCCGCCCGGTGTCTCCGCGGCGCCCGCGATCGCCGGCGACCTGGTGCTGGCGCTGGCCGAGCTGATGGAGAACGCGACCGCCTTCTCACCCCCGCACACCCGCGTCGTGGTCTCCGGCGAGCTGACCGGTGTAGGCGCCCGGCTGCTCGTGGTGGACCACGGCATCGGCCTCACCGAGGAACGGCTCGTCGAGGAGAACGCCCGGCTCACCCGGCGGGAACGGCTCGACCTCGCGCCGACCGAGGTGTTGGGGCTCTTCGTGGTGGGCCGGTTGGCCCGCCGGCACGGCTGGAACGTACGGCTGACGGCGACGCTTGGCGGCGGCGTCACGGCCGGCGTGGAGATCCCGGCCGCCTCGCTCGTGGTCCGCCGGCCGGAGCCGGCAGACGCGGCCGTGGCCCGGGCCGTCGTGCCGGCCGGCGAGCGGCGTCCGCAACCCGCTCGCACGGGTCGCGCGGCCGGCGTCCCGCCGGCGTCCGCCGACCTGGTCGGCTTCGACGCGGAGCTGCTGAGCCGGGCCACCCGCAGCATCACCAGCGGCGACTCGTGGAACGCCTTCGGCGAGCCCGCCGACGATCCGGAAACGACCGGCCCGCTCGGCACCGCGGCGACCGCGCCACCCACCACGCTGCCCGCCGGCCCGGCCGCGCTCCCCGCGGGCACCACTCCGCCGACACCGGTCGTCGGCCCGACCCCGGCCGCTCCCCCGGCCGCCGGGCCGACGACCGGCCCCGCCTTCGCGCCGCCGCCCGCCGGTCCCGCCTTCGCGCCCCCGCCCGCCGGCCCCGCCTTCGCGCCCCCGCCCGCCGGCCCCGCCTTCACGCCCCCGCCCGCCGGCCCCGCCTTCACGACGCCGTCCGCCGGCCCGGCCCGCCCGACGGCACCCGCCGGCCCGGCCCGGCCGACGTCGCCGCCGCCCGCCGGATTCCCGCCGGGCGGATCACCGGTCCCGCCGGCCGAACGGCCGTCCGCCGCGCGGCCGTCGAGCGCGGCGGGTCCGGCCGGGCCGCCCGGGACCCGACCGATCCGGAAACGGGTCCCCGGCGCGAACCTGCCGGCCGGCCCGCCGGCCGCACCGGCCGGGCCGGTGATCGGGCCGCTGATCGGCGTCCCGGACGACCCGGCCACGGTCCGCGCCCTGGTGGAGGCGTTCCAGGACGGGGTACGCCGGGCCGAGGACGACATCACGCCGGCCGAAGCGACACCGGAGCGACCCCGGCTCAGCCGGCGGGTACCCGGCGCGAACCTGTCCGTCTCGGCGGTGGCGCCCCCGCCCCCGGCCAGCTCCGACCCCGGCGACCCCGTCGAGGTCCGAAACCTCATCACCGAATTCGAGGCGGGCGTCGCCCGTGCTCTGCGCGAAGTGAGTCCCGACCGACGCTACGAAGAGGATCCATCACGGTGA
- a CDS encoding alpha/beta fold hydrolase, translated as MRSPLPGARARRALSGHPRRLVAAVVVVVLVAAALVWVARPQGPDFRTEPALVTVRSGPDGDEPVDLDTTLYLPDDASGDNRVPAVLLAHGFGGTKESVRSDAEDLVARGYAVLTWTARGFGRSGGQIHLDSPDYEVRDAQRLLDRLAARPEIRLDSAGDPRVGVVGGSYGGGLALLLAAQDRRVDAIVPMITWNDLSRAFLPENTGKPPTEGVFKKGWAGIFFGGGGNAGSGPAGLSGATAAAPEGAPASAGPASPQPGAGPGSGSGRAPGGAADPSCGRFAADVCAAYLRIATTGQADAAAVELLRRSSPAPALNRIKAPTLLVQGEADTLFPLTEADANARGIAAAGTPVRVAWFTGGHDGGAGPTSDSDRVKFLTAQWLDHYVKGEGAAPGDSFTFSRIAGFDALDRGLVATGYRTDDYPGVTGQERRDVALTGPAQPVAVPPNGNPAAISTIPFAGALGSLLDGVAGDIPGQHARFESAPLDDPVDVVGAPTVRIRAASATGEAVLFVKLYDVDPQGAAALPDGLVAPVRLTGLPASLDAATPVTVTLPAIVRRVEAGHRLRLVVATSDQAYATPAEPVVHTVALGDGPLVLPTVDAAPIPTSAAIWRWVLVGLLAAIAVGLVVVVLLARRRQRRQDRSVHPEYAGVPLAVRNLRKEYADGFVAVSEVDFEVHPGQVVGLLGPNGAGKTTTLRVLMGLTQPTAGEIYVFGHRLVPGSPVLSRIGALVEGPGFLPHLSGLDNLKAYWRATGRPWADAHFDEALEIAGLGDSVHRRTKKYSHGMRQRLAIAQAMLGLPELLVLDEPTDGLDPPQIAEMRRVLQRYATDGRAVLVSSHLLAEVEQTCTHAVVVNKGRIVASGPVGEIVGESPSVLFEVSDPDAARTVLDRLDGVRVLPDDDGGLVVDTNGTARSEVVAELVRAGIGVDRVVPRRRLEDAFLALVGENSRGSGDR; from the coding sequence ATGAGATCACCGCTGCCCGGCGCGCGGGCCCGGCGTGCCCTGTCCGGCCACCCGCGCCGGCTCGTCGCCGCCGTGGTGGTGGTAGTCCTGGTCGCCGCCGCGCTGGTCTGGGTGGCCCGGCCGCAGGGCCCGGACTTCCGGACCGAGCCGGCCCTGGTGACCGTCCGCTCGGGCCCGGACGGGGACGAGCCGGTCGACCTGGACACCACGCTCTACCTGCCCGACGACGCCTCCGGCGACAACCGGGTGCCGGCGGTGCTGCTGGCGCACGGCTTCGGCGGCACCAAGGAGTCGGTTCGCTCGGACGCGGAGGACCTGGTCGCCCGCGGCTACGCCGTGCTCACCTGGACCGCTCGCGGCTTCGGCCGCAGCGGCGGCCAGATTCACCTGGACAGCCCGGACTACGAGGTGCGGGACGCGCAGCGGCTGCTGGACCGGCTCGCCGCCCGTCCGGAGATCCGCCTCGACTCGGCCGGCGACCCTCGGGTGGGCGTGGTCGGCGGCTCCTACGGCGGCGGCCTGGCCCTGCTGCTGGCCGCGCAGGACCGCCGCGTCGACGCGATCGTCCCGATGATCACCTGGAACGACCTGTCCCGGGCGTTCCTGCCGGAGAACACCGGCAAACCGCCCACCGAGGGCGTGTTCAAGAAGGGCTGGGCCGGCATCTTCTTCGGCGGCGGCGGCAACGCCGGCTCGGGCCCGGCCGGGCTGTCCGGCGCCACCGCCGCCGCGCCGGAGGGCGCACCCGCCTCGGCCGGGCCGGCGAGCCCGCAGCCGGGCGCCGGACCGGGCAGCGGCTCCGGCCGGGCGCCTGGTGGCGCCGCCGACCCGTCCTGCGGCCGGTTCGCCGCCGACGTCTGCGCCGCGTACCTGCGCATCGCCACCACCGGCCAGGCCGACGCCGCCGCGGTCGAGCTGCTGCGCCGCTCGTCGCCGGCCCCGGCGCTGAACCGGATCAAGGCCCCCACCCTGCTGGTGCAGGGCGAGGCGGACACGCTCTTCCCGCTCACCGAGGCGGACGCCAACGCGCGCGGCATCGCCGCGGCCGGCACCCCGGTCCGGGTCGCCTGGTTCACCGGCGGCCACGACGGCGGCGCCGGGCCGACCTCCGACTCCGACCGGGTGAAGTTCCTGACCGCGCAGTGGCTCGACCACTACGTCAAGGGCGAGGGGGCGGCACCGGGCGACTCCTTCACGTTCTCCCGGATCGCCGGGTTCGACGCGCTCGACCGGGGTCTGGTGGCCACCGGCTACCGCACCGACGACTACCCGGGCGTGACCGGGCAGGAGCGTCGCGACGTGGCGCTCACCGGCCCGGCCCAGCCGGTCGCCGTACCGCCGAACGGCAACCCGGCGGCCATCTCCACGATCCCGTTCGCCGGCGCGCTCGGCTCGCTGCTGGACGGCGTGGCCGGCGACATCCCCGGCCAGCACGCGCGCTTCGAGTCGGCGCCGCTCGACGACCCGGTCGACGTGGTGGGCGCACCGACCGTACGGATCCGGGCCGCCTCGGCGACCGGCGAGGCGGTGCTCTTCGTCAAGCTCTACGACGTCGACCCGCAGGGCGCGGCCGCGCTCCCCGACGGCCTGGTCGCGCCGGTGCGGCTGACCGGCCTGCCGGCCAGCCTCGACGCCGCGACGCCGGTGACGGTCACGCTGCCGGCGATCGTCCGCCGGGTCGAGGCCGGGCACCGGCTGCGGCTCGTGGTGGCGACGTCGGACCAGGCGTACGCCACGCCTGCCGAACCGGTCGTGCACACCGTGGCGCTCGGCGACGGCCCGCTGGTGCTGCCCACCGTGGACGCCGCGCCGATCCCCACCTCGGCCGCGATCTGGCGCTGGGTGCTTGTCGGCCTGCTCGCCGCGATCGCGGTCGGGCTCGTCGTGGTCGTCCTGCTCGCCCGCCGCCGGCAACGCCGCCAGGACCGCTCCGTGCACCCGGAGTACGCGGGCGTGCCGCTCGCCGTGCGCAACCTGCGCAAGGAGTACGCGGACGGCTTCGTCGCCGTTTCCGAGGTGGACTTCGAGGTGCACCCCGGCCAGGTGGTCGGCCTGCTCGGGCCGAACGGCGCCGGCAAGACCACCACGCTGCGGGTGCTGATGGGGCTGACCCAGCCCACCGCCGGGGAGATCTACGTGTTCGGGCACCGGCTGGTGCCCGGTTCGCCGGTGCTCTCCCGGATCGGCGCGCTCGTCGAGGGGCCGGGTTTCCTGCCGCACCTGTCCGGGCTGGACAACCTGAAGGCGTACTGGCGGGCGACCGGCCGGCCGTGGGCGGACGCGCACTTCGACGAGGCGCTGGAGATCGCCGGCCTGGGTGACTCGGTGCACCGGCGGACGAAGAAGTACAGCCACGGCATGCGGCAGCGGCTCGCCATCGCCCAGGCCATGCTCGGCCTGCCCGAGCTGCTGGTGCTCGACGAGCCGACGGACGGGCTCGACCCGCCGCAGATCGCCGAGATGCGCCGGGTGCTCCAGCGCTACGCCACGGACGGCCGGGCGGTGCTGGTCTCCAGCCACCTGCTGGCCGAGGTGGAGCAGACCTGCACCCACGCGGTGGTGGTGAACAAGGGGCGGATCGTGGCGTCCGGCCCGGTCGGGGAGATCGTCGGTGAGTCGCCGAGCGTGCTGTTCGAGGTGAGCGACCCGGATGCCGCGCGTACCGTGCTCGACCGGCTCGACGGTGTGCGGGTGCTGCCCGACGACGACGGTGGGCTGGTGGTCGACACGAACGGCACCGCACGCAGCGAGGTGGTGGCCGAGCTGGTCCGGGCCGGCATCGGGGTGGACCGGGTGGTGCCCCGGCGTCGCCTGGAGGACGCGTTCCTCGCCCTGGTCGGCGAGAACTCTCGGGGAAGCGGTGACCGGTGA
- a CDS encoding ABC transporter permease subunit, producing MAGSQVASKGSGGAAVGYRPSATLPFGAEFRRQASRRRTQLALGFMVLLPLIILIAFQFDSGNDDGGGRGEFASLADLATAGGLNFTLFSILVSASFLLVVVVALFFGDTVASEASWGSLRYLLAVPVPRARLLAVKLVVALAYSGLALLLLAGTALLAGTLRYGWEPLSSQVSAELAPVDGLLRLLGVLGYLAVVLLVVAGLAFLLSVTTDAALGAVGGAVLLWILSSILDQITALGGLRDLLPTHYSSAWLGLLSTPTQTDDVVRGAISAIVYATLFWGLAFWRFTRKDITS from the coding sequence ATGGCGGGTTCTCAGGTGGCGTCGAAGGGCAGTGGTGGGGCGGCGGTCGGTTACCGGCCGTCGGCCACGCTGCCGTTCGGGGCGGAGTTCCGGCGGCAGGCGTCGCGTCGGCGTACCCAGTTGGCGCTGGGGTTCATGGTGCTGCTGCCGCTGATCATCCTGATCGCGTTTCAGTTCGACTCCGGGAACGACGACGGCGGCGGGCGGGGCGAGTTCGCCAGCCTGGCCGACCTGGCCACCGCGGGCGGGCTCAACTTCACCCTGTTCTCGATCCTGGTGTCGGCGTCGTTCCTGCTGGTCGTGGTGGTGGCGCTGTTCTTCGGTGACACGGTGGCCAGCGAGGCGAGCTGGGGCAGCCTGCGCTACCTGCTGGCCGTGCCGGTGCCCCGGGCGCGGCTGCTCGCGGTGAAGCTGGTGGTCGCGCTCGCGTACTCCGGGTTGGCGTTGCTGCTGCTCGCGGGCACCGCGCTGCTCGCCGGCACGCTGCGGTACGGCTGGGAGCCGCTGAGCAGCCAGGTCTCCGCCGAGTTGGCCCCGGTCGACGGGCTGCTCCGGTTGCTCGGGGTGCTCGGCTACCTGGCGGTGGTGCTGCTTGTGGTGGCCGGGCTGGCGTTCCTGCTGTCGGTGACCACCGATGCCGCGCTCGGCGCGGTCGGCGGTGCGGTGCTGCTCTGGATCCTGTCCAGCATCCTCGACCAGATCACCGCGCTGGGCGGGCTGCGCGACCTGCTGCCGACCCACTACAGCAGCGCCTGGCTGGGGTTGTTGTCCACGCCGACGCAGACCGACGACGTGGTGCGGGGCGCGATCTCGGCGATCGTCTACGCGACGCTGTTCTGGGGGCTCGCCTTCTGGCGGTTCACCCGCAAGGACATCACCAGCTGA
- a CDS encoding DoxX family protein: MVPTQLKGPVLSLFRIVVGLLFMLHGAASIFGILGGNPVTGEAIPVGTWPGWWAALIQLVCGALVLVGLGTRPAALLASGSMAYAYFVVHQPHGLLPIRNGGEAAAMFCWSFLLVAVLGPGTWALDALLARRRAAAETPSTPRASVPA; this comes from the coding sequence ATGGTTCCCACGCAGTTGAAGGGCCCCGTGCTCTCCCTGTTCCGCATCGTCGTCGGCCTGCTCTTCATGCTCCACGGCGCGGCGTCGATCTTCGGCATACTCGGCGGCAACCCGGTCACCGGCGAGGCGATCCCGGTCGGCACCTGGCCCGGCTGGTGGGCCGCGCTGATCCAGCTCGTCTGCGGCGCGCTGGTGCTCGTCGGCCTGGGCACCCGCCCGGCCGCGCTCCTCGCCTCCGGCTCGATGGCGTACGCATACTTCGTGGTGCACCAGCCGCACGGCCTGCTGCCCATCCGCAACGGCGGCGAGGCGGCCGCGATGTTCTGCTGGTCGTTCCTGCTGGTCGCGGTGCTCGGCCCGGGCACCTGGGCGCTCGACGCCCTGCTGGCCCGCCGCCGCGCGGCCGCCGAGACCCCGTCGACCCCGCGCGCCTCCGTCCCCGCCTGA
- a CDS encoding DUF4232 domain-containing protein encodes MRNAAVGTGLLAALTLVAACTRAPAPIDPLPPQPTAPAASPTPPCTPEGIRITETGVSAAMGLRAMGLDLVNCGDQPYELRGYPAVRLRDADGDRITVRIVPGATGITSGFDAPPTRVVLRPGERAGAALLWRNTVTDATVVATEGRQLDVAPVSGRPAYPVALDGPIDLGNTGRLGVSAWKRRDPEPTTEPAAPSGPPSTADVPVNPL; translated from the coding sequence ATGCGGAACGCGGCAGTCGGCACCGGTCTTCTCGCGGCGCTGACGCTAGTGGCGGCCTGCACCCGGGCGCCGGCGCCGATCGACCCGCTGCCCCCGCAGCCGACCGCCCCCGCCGCCTCGCCCACCCCGCCGTGCACGCCGGAGGGCATCCGGATCACCGAAACCGGGGTGAGCGCCGCGATGGGGCTGCGGGCCATGGGCCTGGACCTGGTCAACTGCGGAGATCAGCCGTACGAGTTGCGCGGCTATCCGGCGGTCCGCCTCCGGGACGCCGACGGGGACCGGATCACGGTCCGGATCGTCCCCGGCGCCACCGGGATCACCTCCGGCTTCGACGCCCCACCCACCCGGGTCGTGCTGCGCCCCGGCGAGCGGGCCGGCGCGGCGTTGCTCTGGCGCAACACCGTCACCGACGCGACAGTGGTGGCGACCGAGGGCAGGCAGCTCGACGTCGCCCCGGTCAGCGGCCGGCCGGCGTACCCGGTCGCGCTGGACGGTCCGATCGACCTGGGCAACACCGGCCGGCTGGGGGTCAGCGCCTGGAAGCGCCGCGACCCCGAGCCGACCACGGAACCCGCCGCGCCGAGCGGCCCGCCTTCTACGGCCGACGTTCCGGTAAACCCGCTCTGA
- the thrC gene encoding threonine synthase, whose amino-acid sequence MTSTLPAVSGIDTTRSPARALVCRACSARYPLAAQHACYECFGPLEVDYDTAALATVTRAQIESGPNSIWRYAALLPAGQDPATRVTLDPGLTPLVSAGNLAAELGLTGPLWVKDDSANPTHSFKDRVVSVALTAARALGFTRYACASTGNLANSVAAHAARAGVPSVVFIPSDLEQGKVVTTAVYGGDLVAIDGSYDDVNRLCGELVETDEFEDTAFVNVNVRPFYAEGSKTLGYEVAEQLGWRIPAQVVIPMASGELLTKIDKAFTELVEIGLVEAPAGGWTVFGAQSAGCNPIATALHDDRDTIVPVKPTGIAKSLNIGDPAAGVYALEAVRRTGGWMEYADDDEIRAGIRLLARTTGVFAETAGGVTVAVLRKLVESGKLDPTAETVVFNTGEGLKTLDAVAAAAGPTHRIKPSLRAARDAGLLS is encoded by the coding sequence ATGACGTCGACCCTTCCCGCCGTCTCCGGCATCGACACCACCCGCAGCCCGGCCCGCGCCCTGGTCTGTCGCGCCTGTTCCGCGCGCTACCCGCTGGCCGCGCAGCACGCCTGCTACGAGTGTTTCGGCCCGCTTGAGGTCGACTACGACACCGCCGCCCTGGCCACCGTCACCCGGGCGCAGATCGAATCCGGCCCGAACAGCATCTGGCGCTACGCCGCCCTGCTGCCGGCCGGCCAGGACCCGGCCACCCGGGTCACCCTCGACCCGGGGCTGACCCCGCTCGTGTCCGCCGGCAACCTCGCCGCCGAGCTGGGGCTCACCGGCCCGCTCTGGGTCAAGGACGACAGCGCCAACCCCACCCACTCGTTCAAGGACCGTGTCGTGTCGGTGGCGCTCACCGCCGCCCGCGCGCTCGGCTTCACCCGCTACGCCTGCGCGTCCACCGGCAACCTGGCCAACTCGGTCGCCGCGCACGCGGCCCGGGCCGGCGTGCCGTCGGTGGTCTTCATCCCCAGTGACCTGGAGCAGGGCAAGGTCGTCACCACCGCGGTCTACGGCGGTGACCTGGTCGCGATCGACGGCTCGTACGACGACGTGAACCGGCTCTGCGGCGAGCTGGTGGAGACCGACGAGTTCGAGGACACCGCGTTCGTCAACGTGAACGTCCGGCCGTTCTACGCGGAGGGCTCCAAGACTCTCGGGTACGAGGTGGCCGAGCAGCTCGGCTGGCGCATCCCGGCGCAGGTGGTCATCCCGATGGCCAGCGGCGAGCTGCTCACCAAGATCGACAAGGCGTTCACCGAGCTGGTGGAGATCGGCCTGGTGGAGGCGCCGGCCGGTGGCTGGACGGTGTTCGGCGCCCAGTCCGCCGGCTGCAACCCGATCGCCACCGCGCTGCACGACGACCGCGACACCATCGTCCCGGTCAAGCCCACAGGCATCGCCAAGTCGCTGAACATCGGCGACCCGGCCGCCGGGGTGTACGCGCTGGAGGCGGTCCGCCGCACCGGCGGCTGGATGGAGTACGCCGACGACGACGAGATCCGCGCCGGTATCCGGCTGCTGGCCCGGACCACTGGCGTGTTCGCCGAGACCGCGGGCGGCGTGACGGTGGCGGTGCTGCGCAAGCTGGTGGAGTCCGGCAAGCTCGACCCGACCGCCGAGACGGTGGTCTTCAACACCGGCGAGGGCTTGAAGACCCTCGACGCCGTGGCTGCCGCCGCCGGCCCCACCCACCGCATCAAGCCCAGCCTCCGCGCCGCCCGCGACGCCGGCCTCCTCTCCTGA